In Hymenobacter gelipurpurascens, one DNA window encodes the following:
- a CDS encoding DNA-directed RNA polymerase subunit omega, with the protein MKTPNNLSASIVTRNMSEFANETGNVYESIAIISKRANQLAVKLKEELNGKLAEFATTVDNLEEVFENREQIEISKHYERLPKPTNLAIEEFLEGKVMYRTPEEEVLPEAPARRPE; encoded by the coding sequence ATGAAGACTCCTAATAACCTCTCCGCTTCCATCGTGACCCGTAATATGTCGGAGTTTGCCAATGAAACCGGCAACGTGTACGAGAGCATTGCTATCATCTCGAAGCGTGCTAACCAACTGGCCGTGAAGCTGAAAGAGGAGCTGAATGGCAAGCTAGCTGAATTCGCTACCACGGTTGACAACCTGGAAGAGGTATTTGAGAACCGCGAGCAAATCGAGATTTCCAAGCACTACGAGCGCCTGCCAAAGCCTACCAACCTGGCTATCGAGGAGTTTTTGGAAGGCAAAGTAATGTACCGCACGCCCGAAGAGGAAGTGCTGCCAGAAGCA